The proteins below are encoded in one region of Brachyspira intermedia PWS/A:
- a CDS encoding PDDEXK-like family protein encodes MKKMHLDIINFLFDKNRELINNKETILNLLLENYENLINSLKEYKLSKPPRINIFKLIDIEELERKNSTILYELLKININNSNVQFNFINSFLKYIFKENIINNTNESFEIEKEYSPKGTQKSIDLYIHNRNFSVIIENKINSGDNGDNQLLNYIKYVKDEISHNNIYVIYLTRDGYLPSENSLPTKERIKLKNKFINISHRNIAEWLKYIIYEDENCNFIHMKEYDNFKSAIVQIIEEEEYLSSSSEEDTFMQDKLKELLQSNEAYNNISTPEEAQEYIDLIESTIEILRHKKTDNMQDYIDYIKKVSDILREDKKYKFEIEDSDTIKDNLFNKNFSHTIYKGSDQIEGLYIILVLKYNHISVGFDTGGIKKRELGNIIEKIKNYKIKWLNRNDNEGIWYDIDINNESTEDTASKMKELYEALKNIK; translated from the coding sequence ATGAAAAAAATGCATTTAGATATAATAAATTTTTTATTTGATAAAAATAGAGAATTAATTAATAATAAAGAAACCATTTTAAATCTTTTATTAGAAAATTATGAAAATCTTATTAATTCTTTAAAAGAATATAAATTAAGTAAACCTCCAAGAATTAATATATTTAAACTAATTGATATAGAAGAATTAGAACGTAAAAATTCTACAATATTATATGAATTACTGAAAATAAACATTAATAATTCAAATGTACAATTTAATTTTATAAACTCTTTTTTAAAATATATTTTTAAAGAAAATATTATAAATAACACTAATGAATCATTTGAAATAGAAAAAGAGTATAGTCCAAAAGGAACTCAAAAATCTATAGATTTGTATATTCATAATAGAAATTTTTCTGTTATTATTGAAAATAAAATTAACAGCGGAGATAATGGAGATAATCAGCTATTAAATTATATCAAGTATGTAAAAGATGAAATAAGTCATAATAATATTTATGTTATATATTTAACTAGAGACGGTTATTTACCTTCAGAAAATAGTTTACCAACAAAAGAAAGAATAAAATTAAAAAATAAATTTATTAATATATCACATAGAAATATTGCTGAGTGGCTTAAATATATTATTTATGAAGATGAAAATTGTAATTTTATACATATGAAAGAATATGATAATTTTAAATCTGCAATAGTTCAAATTATAGAAGAAGAGGAATATTTAAGTTCAAGCAGCGAAGAGGATACTTTTATGCAAGATAAATTAAAAGAATTATTACAAAGCAATGAGGCATATAATAATATTAGTACTCCTGAAGAAGCACAGGAATATATTGATTTGATTGAAAGTACAATAGAAATATTAAGACACAAAAAAACTGATAATATGCAAGATTATATAGATTATATTAAAAAAGTATCTGATATTTTGAGAGAAGATAAAAAATATAAATTTGAAATAGAAGATTCTGATACTATAAAAGATAATTTATTTAATAAAAATTTCTCTCACACAATATATAAAGGATCTGATCAAATAGAAGGTTTGTATATTATTTTAGTACTTAAATATAATCATATAAGTGTAGGATTTGATACAGGAGGAATTAAAAAAAGAGAATTAGGAAATATAATAGAAAAAATAAAAAACTATAAAATAAAATGGCTTAATAGAAATGATAATGAAGGTATATGGTATGATATAGATATAAATAATGAAAGTACTGAAGATACAGCTTCTAAAATGAAAGAATTATATGAAGCATTGAAAAATATAAAATAA